In Zalophus californianus isolate mZalCal1 chromosome 17, mZalCal1.pri.v2, whole genome shotgun sequence, one DNA window encodes the following:
- the SIGLEC11 gene encoding sialic acid-binding Ig-like lectin 11 isoform X1 produces MLLPLLSVLWAGAPQEDPGFELRVQESVTVQEGLCVHVPCSFSYPGVGGSNSTPAYGSWYRIKNPKVEVLMATNNPAREAKRKNKFPFHLPGDPGAGNCSLSITDAQRGHGGNYYFHLDRGLMRHTYKSNRLTVHVRALTQTPDIRVKEPLESGCPSHLTCSVPGACDGAMPLTISWTGAALRAPELDLEASNSSEILLIPRPQDHGTNLTCRVTFPRVGVSTQSTITLNVSYAPQNLSIGICQGNCTELKYPGNGSSLPVLEGESLLLVCAADSNPPATLSWAQGSRTLGPSQPWEPGVLELPRVQLGHGSKFTCQAQNPLGSQHVSLRLSVVYPPRLLSPSCSWEGEGLHCSCSSRAQPAPTLRWRLGEGLLEGNHSNASWTITSSSAGPWANSSLSLSGPLGSGLRLSCEARNAHGKQSAAFLLLPGKPELGGGFVLGTVGGAGVAGLLSLCLCLIFFMVKICRKQAPEPAAGGKDAACTLGPLSQPEYPSGIPLACLPPAMAAPTLEEDQELHYASLTFHGLRPWTPQDPEGLSTTKYSEIKICK; encoded by the exons ATGTTGTTGCCACTGCTGTCCGTGCTGTGGGCCG GGGCCCCGCAGGAGGATCCGGGGTTCGAGCTCCGAGTGCAGGAATCGGTGACGGTGCAGGAGGGTCTGTGTGTCCATGtgccctgctccttctcctaCCCCGGGGTCGGCGGGAGCAACTCTACACCCGCTTACGGCTCCTGGTACCGGATAAAGAATCCCAAAGTGGAAGTTCTCATGGCCACGAACAACCCAGCCagagaagcaaagaggaaaaacaaatttccatTCCACCTTCCCGGAGATCCTGGGGCTGGCAACTGCTCCCTGAGCATCACGGATGCCCAGAGGGGACACGGTGGAAACTATTATTTTCACCTGGACAGAGGTCTCATGAGACACACTTACAAGAGTAACAGGCTCACTGTGCATGTGAGAG caCTGACACAGACCCCGGATATCCGGGTCAAGGAGCCCCTGGAGTCTGGCTGCCCCAGCCACCTGACATGCTCTGTGCCAGGGGCCTGTGATGGGGCGATGCCCCTCACCATCTCCTGGACAGGGGCTGCCCTCAGAGCCCCAGAATTGGACTTGGAGGCCTCTAACTCCTCGGAGATCCTGCTCATACCCCGCCCTCAGGACCACGGAACCAACCTCACCTGTCGGGTGACCTTCCCCAGGGTTGGCGTGAGCACCCAAAGCACCATTACGCTCAACGTCTCCT ATGCCCCACAGAACCTGAGCATTGGCATCTGTCAAGGAAACTGCACAG AACTGAAATACCCGGGGAATGGCTCGTCTCTTCCAGTCCTCGAAGGGGAGTCTCTGCTCCTGGTCTGTGCTGCTGACAGCAATCCTCCCGCCACACTGAGCTGGGCCCAGGGGAGCCGGACTCtgggcccctcccagccctgggagccGGGGGTCCTGGAGCTGCCCCGAGTGCAGCTGGGCCACGGAAGCAAATTCACCTGCCAAGCTCAGAACCCGCTGGGCTCCCAGCACGTCTCCCTGCGTCTCTCTGTGGTCT ACCCCCCGCGGCTGctcagcccctcctgctcctgggaGGGCGAGGGGCTGCACTGCAGCTGTTCCTCCCGAGCCCAGCCGGCCCCCACCCTGCGCTggcggctgggggaggggctgctggaggggaacCACAGCAACGCCTCCTGGACCATCACCTCCAGCTCTGCGGGGCCCTGGGCCAAcagctccctgagcctcagcgGGCCGCTGGGCTCCGGCCTCAGACTCAGCTGCGAGGCCCGGAACGCCCACGGGAAACAGAGCGCCGCCTTCCTGCTGCTGCCAG GGAAGCCTGAGCTTGGGGGAGGATTCGTTCTGGGGACTGTCGGGGGCGCTGGTGTCGCTGGCCtgctcagtctctgtctctgcctcatCTTTTTCAT GGTGAAGATCTGCAGGAAGCAGGCACCGGAGCCTGCAGCTGGTGGGAAGGATGCCGCCTGCACGTTGGGTCCCCTCTCCCAG CCTGAGTATCCGTCAGGTATCCCCTTagcctgcctgcccccagccatGGCTGCCCCCACCTTGGAGGAGGACCAGGAGCTCCATTACGCCTCCCTCACCTTCCATGGGCTGAGGCCCTGGACGCCTCAGGACCCTGAGGGCCTCAGCACCACCAAGTATTCAGAGATCAAGATCTGCAAGTGA
- the SIGLEC11 gene encoding sialic acid-binding Ig-like lectin 11 isoform X2, producing the protein MLLPLLSVLWAGAPQEDPGFELRVQESVTVQEGLCVHVPCSFSYPGVGGSNSTPAYGSWYRIKNPKVEVLMATNNPAREAKRKNKFPFHLPGDPGAGNCSLSITDAQRGHGGNYYFHLDRGLMRHTYKSNRLTVHVRALTQTPDIRVKEPLESGCPSHLTCSVPGACDGAMPLTISWTGAALRAPELDLEASNSSEILLIPRPQDHGTNLTCRVTFPRVGVSTQSTITLNVSYAPQNLSIGICQGNCTVLEGESLLLVCAADSNPPATLSWAQGSRTLGPSQPWEPGVLELPRVQLGHGSKFTCQAQNPLGSQHVSLRLSVVYPPRLLSPSCSWEGEGLHCSCSSRAQPAPTLRWRLGEGLLEGNHSNASWTITSSSAGPWANSSLSLSGPLGSGLRLSCEARNAHGKQSAAFLLLPGKPELGGGFVLGTVGGAGVAGLLSLCLCLIFFMVKICRKQAPEPAAGGKDAACTLGPLSQPEYPSGIPLACLPPAMAAPTLEEDQELHYASLTFHGLRPWTPQDPEGLSTTKYSEIKICK; encoded by the exons ATGTTGTTGCCACTGCTGTCCGTGCTGTGGGCCG GGGCCCCGCAGGAGGATCCGGGGTTCGAGCTCCGAGTGCAGGAATCGGTGACGGTGCAGGAGGGTCTGTGTGTCCATGtgccctgctccttctcctaCCCCGGGGTCGGCGGGAGCAACTCTACACCCGCTTACGGCTCCTGGTACCGGATAAAGAATCCCAAAGTGGAAGTTCTCATGGCCACGAACAACCCAGCCagagaagcaaagaggaaaaacaaatttccatTCCACCTTCCCGGAGATCCTGGGGCTGGCAACTGCTCCCTGAGCATCACGGATGCCCAGAGGGGACACGGTGGAAACTATTATTTTCACCTGGACAGAGGTCTCATGAGACACACTTACAAGAGTAACAGGCTCACTGTGCATGTGAGAG caCTGACACAGACCCCGGATATCCGGGTCAAGGAGCCCCTGGAGTCTGGCTGCCCCAGCCACCTGACATGCTCTGTGCCAGGGGCCTGTGATGGGGCGATGCCCCTCACCATCTCCTGGACAGGGGCTGCCCTCAGAGCCCCAGAATTGGACTTGGAGGCCTCTAACTCCTCGGAGATCCTGCTCATACCCCGCCCTCAGGACCACGGAACCAACCTCACCTGTCGGGTGACCTTCCCCAGGGTTGGCGTGAGCACCCAAAGCACCATTACGCTCAACGTCTCCT ATGCCCCACAGAACCTGAGCATTGGCATCTGTCAAGGAAACTGCACAG TCCTCGAAGGGGAGTCTCTGCTCCTGGTCTGTGCTGCTGACAGCAATCCTCCCGCCACACTGAGCTGGGCCCAGGGGAGCCGGACTCtgggcccctcccagccctgggagccGGGGGTCCTGGAGCTGCCCCGAGTGCAGCTGGGCCACGGAAGCAAATTCACCTGCCAAGCTCAGAACCCGCTGGGCTCCCAGCACGTCTCCCTGCGTCTCTCTGTGGTCT ACCCCCCGCGGCTGctcagcccctcctgctcctgggaGGGCGAGGGGCTGCACTGCAGCTGTTCCTCCCGAGCCCAGCCGGCCCCCACCCTGCGCTggcggctgggggaggggctgctggaggggaacCACAGCAACGCCTCCTGGACCATCACCTCCAGCTCTGCGGGGCCCTGGGCCAAcagctccctgagcctcagcgGGCCGCTGGGCTCCGGCCTCAGACTCAGCTGCGAGGCCCGGAACGCCCACGGGAAACAGAGCGCCGCCTTCCTGCTGCTGCCAG GGAAGCCTGAGCTTGGGGGAGGATTCGTTCTGGGGACTGTCGGGGGCGCTGGTGTCGCTGGCCtgctcagtctctgtctctgcctcatCTTTTTCAT GGTGAAGATCTGCAGGAAGCAGGCACCGGAGCCTGCAGCTGGTGGGAAGGATGCCGCCTGCACGTTGGGTCCCCTCTCCCAG CCTGAGTATCCGTCAGGTATCCCCTTagcctgcctgcccccagccatGGCTGCCCCCACCTTGGAGGAGGACCAGGAGCTCCATTACGCCTCCCTCACCTTCCATGGGCTGAGGCCCTGGACGCCTCAGGACCCTGAGGGCCTCAGCACCACCAAGTATTCAGAGATCAAGATCTGCAAGTGA
- the SIGLEC11 gene encoding sialic acid-binding Ig-like lectin 11 isoform X4, producing MLLPLLSVLWAGAPQEDPGFELRVQESVTVQEGLCVHVPCSFSYPGVGGSNSTPAYGSWYRIKNPKVEVLMATNNPAREAKRKNKFPFHLPGDPGAGNCSLSITDAQRGHGGNYYFHLDRGLMRHTYKSNRLTVHVRALTQTPDIRVKEPLESGCPSHLTCSVPGACDGAMPLTISWTGAALRAPELDLEASNSSEILLIPRPQDHGTNLTCRVTFPRVGVSTQSTITLNVSYAPQNLSIGICQGNCTELKYPGNGSSLPVLEGESLLLVCAADSNPPATLSWAQGSRTLGPSQPWEPGVLELPRVQLGHGSKFTCQAQNPLGSQHVSLRLSVVYPPRLLSPSCSWEGEGLHCSCSSRAQPAPTLRWRLGEGLLEGNHSNASWTITSSSAGPWANSSLSLSGPLGSGLRLSCEARNAHGKQSAAFLLLPGKPELGGGFVLGTVGGAGVAGLLSLCLCLIFFMVKICRKQAPEPAAGGKDAACTLGPLSQPL from the exons ATGTTGTTGCCACTGCTGTCCGTGCTGTGGGCCG GGGCCCCGCAGGAGGATCCGGGGTTCGAGCTCCGAGTGCAGGAATCGGTGACGGTGCAGGAGGGTCTGTGTGTCCATGtgccctgctccttctcctaCCCCGGGGTCGGCGGGAGCAACTCTACACCCGCTTACGGCTCCTGGTACCGGATAAAGAATCCCAAAGTGGAAGTTCTCATGGCCACGAACAACCCAGCCagagaagcaaagaggaaaaacaaatttccatTCCACCTTCCCGGAGATCCTGGGGCTGGCAACTGCTCCCTGAGCATCACGGATGCCCAGAGGGGACACGGTGGAAACTATTATTTTCACCTGGACAGAGGTCTCATGAGACACACTTACAAGAGTAACAGGCTCACTGTGCATGTGAGAG caCTGACACAGACCCCGGATATCCGGGTCAAGGAGCCCCTGGAGTCTGGCTGCCCCAGCCACCTGACATGCTCTGTGCCAGGGGCCTGTGATGGGGCGATGCCCCTCACCATCTCCTGGACAGGGGCTGCCCTCAGAGCCCCAGAATTGGACTTGGAGGCCTCTAACTCCTCGGAGATCCTGCTCATACCCCGCCCTCAGGACCACGGAACCAACCTCACCTGTCGGGTGACCTTCCCCAGGGTTGGCGTGAGCACCCAAAGCACCATTACGCTCAACGTCTCCT ATGCCCCACAGAACCTGAGCATTGGCATCTGTCAAGGAAACTGCACAG AACTGAAATACCCGGGGAATGGCTCGTCTCTTCCAGTCCTCGAAGGGGAGTCTCTGCTCCTGGTCTGTGCTGCTGACAGCAATCCTCCCGCCACACTGAGCTGGGCCCAGGGGAGCCGGACTCtgggcccctcccagccctgggagccGGGGGTCCTGGAGCTGCCCCGAGTGCAGCTGGGCCACGGAAGCAAATTCACCTGCCAAGCTCAGAACCCGCTGGGCTCCCAGCACGTCTCCCTGCGTCTCTCTGTGGTCT ACCCCCCGCGGCTGctcagcccctcctgctcctgggaGGGCGAGGGGCTGCACTGCAGCTGTTCCTCCCGAGCCCAGCCGGCCCCCACCCTGCGCTggcggctgggggaggggctgctggaggggaacCACAGCAACGCCTCCTGGACCATCACCTCCAGCTCTGCGGGGCCCTGGGCCAAcagctccctgagcctcagcgGGCCGCTGGGCTCCGGCCTCAGACTCAGCTGCGAGGCCCGGAACGCCCACGGGAAACAGAGCGCCGCCTTCCTGCTGCTGCCAG GGAAGCCTGAGCTTGGGGGAGGATTCGTTCTGGGGACTGTCGGGGGCGCTGGTGTCGCTGGCCtgctcagtctctgtctctgcctcatCTTTTTCAT GGTGAAGATCTGCAGGAAGCAGGCACCGGAGCCTGCAGCTGGTGGGAAGGATGCCGCCTGCACGTTGGGTCCCCTCTCCCAG CCCCTCTAG
- the SIGLEC11 gene encoding sialic acid-binding Ig-like lectin 11 isoform X3 — protein sequence MLLPLLSVLWAGAPQEDPGFELRVQESVTVQEGLCVHVPCSFSYPGVGGSNSTPAYGSWYRIKNPKVEVLMATNNPAREAKRKNKFPFHLPGDPGAGNCSLSITDAQRGHGGNYYFHLDRGLMRHTYKSNRLTVHVRALTQTPDIRVKEPLESGCPSHLTCSVPGACDGAMPLTISWTGAALRAPELDLEASNSSEILLIPRPQDHGTNLTCRVTFPRVGVSTQSTITLNVSYAPQNLSIGICQGNCTELKYPGNGSSLPVLEGESLLLVCAADSNPPATLSWAQGSRTLGPSQPWEPGVLELPRVQLGHGSKFTCQAQNPLGSQHVSLRLSVVYPPRLLSPSCSWEGEGLHCSCSSRAQPAPTLRWRLGEGLLEGNHSNASWTITSSSAGPWANSSLSLSGPLGSGLRLSCEARNAHGKQSAAFLLLPGKPELGGGFVLGTVGGAGVAGLLSLCLCLIFFMVKICRKQAPEPAAGGKDAACTLGPLSQVSP from the exons ATGTTGTTGCCACTGCTGTCCGTGCTGTGGGCCG GGGCCCCGCAGGAGGATCCGGGGTTCGAGCTCCGAGTGCAGGAATCGGTGACGGTGCAGGAGGGTCTGTGTGTCCATGtgccctgctccttctcctaCCCCGGGGTCGGCGGGAGCAACTCTACACCCGCTTACGGCTCCTGGTACCGGATAAAGAATCCCAAAGTGGAAGTTCTCATGGCCACGAACAACCCAGCCagagaagcaaagaggaaaaacaaatttccatTCCACCTTCCCGGAGATCCTGGGGCTGGCAACTGCTCCCTGAGCATCACGGATGCCCAGAGGGGACACGGTGGAAACTATTATTTTCACCTGGACAGAGGTCTCATGAGACACACTTACAAGAGTAACAGGCTCACTGTGCATGTGAGAG caCTGACACAGACCCCGGATATCCGGGTCAAGGAGCCCCTGGAGTCTGGCTGCCCCAGCCACCTGACATGCTCTGTGCCAGGGGCCTGTGATGGGGCGATGCCCCTCACCATCTCCTGGACAGGGGCTGCCCTCAGAGCCCCAGAATTGGACTTGGAGGCCTCTAACTCCTCGGAGATCCTGCTCATACCCCGCCCTCAGGACCACGGAACCAACCTCACCTGTCGGGTGACCTTCCCCAGGGTTGGCGTGAGCACCCAAAGCACCATTACGCTCAACGTCTCCT ATGCCCCACAGAACCTGAGCATTGGCATCTGTCAAGGAAACTGCACAG AACTGAAATACCCGGGGAATGGCTCGTCTCTTCCAGTCCTCGAAGGGGAGTCTCTGCTCCTGGTCTGTGCTGCTGACAGCAATCCTCCCGCCACACTGAGCTGGGCCCAGGGGAGCCGGACTCtgggcccctcccagccctgggagccGGGGGTCCTGGAGCTGCCCCGAGTGCAGCTGGGCCACGGAAGCAAATTCACCTGCCAAGCTCAGAACCCGCTGGGCTCCCAGCACGTCTCCCTGCGTCTCTCTGTGGTCT ACCCCCCGCGGCTGctcagcccctcctgctcctgggaGGGCGAGGGGCTGCACTGCAGCTGTTCCTCCCGAGCCCAGCCGGCCCCCACCCTGCGCTggcggctgggggaggggctgctggaggggaacCACAGCAACGCCTCCTGGACCATCACCTCCAGCTCTGCGGGGCCCTGGGCCAAcagctccctgagcctcagcgGGCCGCTGGGCTCCGGCCTCAGACTCAGCTGCGAGGCCCGGAACGCCCACGGGAAACAGAGCGCCGCCTTCCTGCTGCTGCCAG GGAAGCCTGAGCTTGGGGGAGGATTCGTTCTGGGGACTGTCGGGGGCGCTGGTGTCGCTGGCCtgctcagtctctgtctctgcctcatCTTTTTCAT GGTGAAGATCTGCAGGAAGCAGGCACCGGAGCCTGCAGCTGGTGGGAAGGATGCCGCCTGCACGTTGGGTCCCCTCTCCCAG GTATCCCCTTag
- the VRK3 gene encoding inactive serine/threonine-protein kinase VRK3 isoform X1 produces MITFCPDCGKSMEAAFRFCPYCGKSLSEPCFEHESPQTLVRPLTSSFRGSRRQSSASPEIPSKKVKWSSSVTSPSSSRCLDGDSSGSEGTVRSKGSWSRPPTPKSSPQATKQSPQATKRSPQATKRSPQATKRSPQATKRSPQATKRSPQVTKRSPQTLKRSRVTSSLEALPTGTVVTDKNGRHWKLGPLQTRDDQGILYKAEAISTFACKSSQKQTFSLKLDAKDGRLFNEQNFFQRAAKPFQVNKWKKLNAVPLLAIPTCVGFGIHQDKYRFLVFPMLGRSLQSALDDNPKHVMSVKSVFQMACRLLDALEFLHENEYVHGNVTAENIFVNPGDLSQVMLAGYGFTFRYAPGGKHVAYVEGSRSPHEGDLEFISLDLHKGCGPSRRGDLQTLGYCLLKWLYGTLPWTNCLPNIENIMKLKQKFLDNPETLVRQCSRWICPSETLQEYMKVVMTLQYDEKPPYTVLRNSLEALLRDLRVSAYDPVDVHMVP; encoded by the exons GCTCAAGGAGACAGAGCAGTGCCAGTCCTGAAATCCCTTCCAAGAAAGTGAAATGGTCTAGCTCTGTCACCTCCCCTTCATCATCCCGCTGCTTGGATGGTGACAGTTCTGGGTCTGAAGGTACTGTGAGATCCAAAG GGTCCTGGAGCAgacccccaacccccaaaagCAGCCCACAGGCGACCAAGCAAAGCCCACAGGCAACCAAGCGGAGCCCACAGGCGACCAAGCGAAGCCCGCAGGCGACCAAGCGAAGCCCACAGGCGACCAAGCGAAGCCCACAAGCGACCAAGCGAAGCCCACAGGTGACCAAGCGAAGCCCGCAGACACTGAAGCGGAGCCGGGTGACTTCCTCACTTGAGGCTCTGCCCACAGGGACAGTGGTGACAGACAAGAATGGGCGCCACTGGAAGCTAGGACCCCTCCAGACCAGGGACGACCAGGGCATTCTCTATAAAG CTGAGGCTATCTCCACCTTCGCCTGCAAGTCAAGTCAGAAACAGACATTCTCGCTTAAACTC GATGCCAAGGATGGGCGCTTGTTCAACGAGCAGAACTTCTTCCAGCGGGCTGCCAAGCCTTTTCAAG TGAACAAGTGGAAGAAGCTGAACGCAGTCCCCCTACTGGCCATCCCCACCTGTGTCGGTTTTGGCATTCACCAGGACAAGTACAG GTTCTTGGTGTTTCCCATGCTGGGGAGGAGCCTTCAGTCGGCCCTGGATGACAACCCAAAGCATGTAATGTCGGTAAAGTCTGTGTTCCAGATGGCCTGCCGACTG CTGGATGCCCTGGAGTTCCTCCATGAGAATGAGTATGTCCATGGAAATGTGACAGCTGAGAACATCTTTGTGAATCCAGGGGACCTGAGCCAG GTGATGCTGGCAGGCTACGGCTTCACCTTCCGCTATGCCCCCGGCGGCAAACACGTGGCGTACGTGGAAGGCAGCAGGAGCCCGCATGAGGGGGATCTTGAGTTCATTAGCCTTGACCTGCACAAGGGATGTG ggccttCCCGCCGCGGTGACCTCCAGACCCTGGGCTACTGTTTGCTGAAGTGGCTCTATGGGACCCTGCCTTGGACAAACTGCCTTCCCAACATCGAGAATATCATGAAGCTGAAACAGAA GTTTCTTGACAACCCGGAGACCCTCGTGAGACAGTGCAGTCGCTGGATCTGTCCCTCAG AGACCCTGCAGGAGTACATGAAGGTGGTGATGACCCTTCAGTATGACGAGAAGCCGCCCTACACCGTGCTGAGGAACAGTCTAGAAGCGCTGCTGCGGGATCTGCGGGTGTCAGCCTACGACCCCGTGGACGTCCACATGGTTCCATAG